The following are encoded in a window of Manihot esculenta cultivar AM560-2 chromosome 8, M.esculenta_v8, whole genome shotgun sequence genomic DNA:
- the LOC110620432 gene encoding BTB/POZ domain-containing protein At5g03250 isoform X1 — translation MQFPLLSKSGLLEKRIEEHSCDNGSIRVLELDGIPGGAKAFELISKFCYGVKLDLTAANVVCIRCAAEYLRMTEDYGEGNLIAQTEAFLNEVFTNWKDSLKALESCEEVLPYAEELHIVSRCIDSLATKACADPKVFNLPLSGQTTSQNEGSVIVWNGISVAAKPEAMGNDWWFQDVSFLNFPLYRRLILAIESRGMKPETVAASLIHYAKKYIPLMNKQSNFNNITCVNPGTTVSFPPEADQRIVLEEIVTLLPNKRGVTPTRFLLRLLRTAMVLHASPSCQENLEKRVGAQLDQAVLVDLLIPNVGYSAETLYDVDCVQRMLDHFVSLHQETALSTSPCIVEEGHFLEETDALTPITMVASLVDEFLAEIAPDVNLKLQKFELLAATIPDYARPLDDGVYHAIDVYLKAHPWLTDIEREQLCRLMNCQKLSIEASTHAAQNERLPLRVIVQVLFFEQLRLRTSISGWFFVSENLESSQNPTGNIELPKKNSSCPMDSAQDHAVEVDVRERVSELEKECSNLKEEIQNLVKTKKKWKIFSKKFSFRQKLQPCNSKESCELKEPESSKNEQPNHDNSDKFSNSN, via the exons ATGCAGTTTCCATTGCTTTCAAAAAGTGGGCTATTGGAGAAGCGTATTGAAGAACATTCTTGCGACAATGGTTCAATTCGAGTCTTGGAACTTGATGGCATACCTGGTGGTGCTAAAGCGTTTGAGCTTATAAGCAAATTCTGTTATGGTGTAAAATTAGATCTCACTGCTGCAAATGTAGTCTGCATTAGATGTGCAGCAGAGTACCTTCGCATGACTGAAGATTACGGAGAAGGAAATCTCATTGCTCAGACAGAAGCTTTCCTTAATGAAGTCTTCACCAATTGGAAAGACTCTCTAAAAGCTCTAGAATCGTGTGAAGAAGTCCTACCCTATGCAGAAGAACTTCACATTGTCTCAAGATGCATTGATTCCTTGGCAACCAAAGCTTGTGCAGACCCAAAAGTGTTTAATTTGCCTTTGTCTGGACAAACTACTTCTCAGAATGAGGGAAGTGTAATAGTATGGAATGGAATATCTGTTGCAGCTAAACCAGAGGCCATGGGAAATGATTGGTGGTTTCAAGATGTCTCATTCCTCAACTTTCCTTTATACAGACGTTTGATTTTAGCAATTGAATCTAGGGGTATGAAGCCTGAGACTGTTGCTGCATCTCTTATACACTATGCTAAGAAGTATATTCCCTTGATGAATAAGCAATCAAACTTCAACAACATCACTTGTGTCAACCCTGGGACGACTGTTTCATTCCCTCCTGAGGCAGACCAAAGAATTgtccttgaagagattgtgactTTACTCCCTAATAAGAGGGGGGTCACTCCTACCAGGTTTCTCCTTAGGCTGCTTCGGACTGCCATGGTCTTGCATGCTAGTCCTTCGTGCCAAGAAAATTTGGAGAAGAGGGTGGGAGCTCAGTTGGACCAAGCTGTACTTGTAGATCTTCTCATACCAAATGTTGGTTACTCAGCGGAGACACTTTATGATGTGGATTGTGTTCAGAGGATGCTTGATCATTTTGTTTCATTACACCAAGAAACAGCTTTATCAACTTCCCCTTGCATAGTTGAAGAGGGGCATTTTCTGGAGGAGACAGATGCATTAACACCAATAACAATGGTGGCCAGTCTGGTGGATGAATTTCTTGCTGAGATAGCACCAGATGTTAATTTGAAGCTCCAAAAATTTGAGTTGCTTGCTGCTACCATCCCTGATTATGCCAGGCCACTCGATGATGGAGTTTATCATGCTATTGATGTATATCTGAAG GCACATCCTTGGCTGACAGATATAGAGAGGGAGCAACTTTGCAGATTGATGAACTGCCAGAAGCTCTCAATAGAAGCTAGCACCCATGCAGCGCAAAATGAGAGGCTACCTCTTAGAGTAATTGTCCAAGTTCTATTCTTTGAACAACTTCGGCTTCGTACATCAATTTCTGGCTGGTTCTTTGTCTCTGAGAATTTGGAGAGCTCACAAAATCCTACTGGAAACATAGAGCTTCCAAAAAAGAACAGTTCCTGTCCAATGGACTCTGCACAAGACCATGCTGTGGAAGTTGATGTGAGGGAGCGTGTTTCTGAGCTTGAAAAGGAGTGTTCAAACTTGAAGGAAGAGATTCAGAACCTTGTAAAGACAAAGAaaaaatggaaaatattttccaagaAATTTAGTTTTAGACAGAAACTACAGCCCTGCAATTCAAAAGAATCATGTGAATTAAAGGAACCAGAATCATCAAAGAATGAGCAACCTAATCATGACAATAGtgataaattttcaaattcaaactAA
- the LOC110620432 gene encoding BTB/POZ domain-containing protein At5g03250 isoform X2 has product MTEDYGEGNLIAQTEAFLNEVFTNWKDSLKALESCEEVLPYAEELHIVSRCIDSLATKACADPKVFNLPLSGQTTSQNEGSVIVWNGISVAAKPEAMGNDWWFQDVSFLNFPLYRRLILAIESRGMKPETVAASLIHYAKKYIPLMNKQSNFNNITCVNPGTTVSFPPEADQRIVLEEIVTLLPNKRGVTPTRFLLRLLRTAMVLHASPSCQENLEKRVGAQLDQAVLVDLLIPNVGYSAETLYDVDCVQRMLDHFVSLHQETALSTSPCIVEEGHFLEETDALTPITMVASLVDEFLAEIAPDVNLKLQKFELLAATIPDYARPLDDGVYHAIDVYLKAHPWLTDIEREQLCRLMNCQKLSIEASTHAAQNERLPLRVIVQVLFFEQLRLRTSISGWFFVSENLESSQNPTGNIELPKKNSSCPMDSAQDHAVEVDVRERVSELEKECSNLKEEIQNLVKTKKKWKIFSKKFSFRQKLQPCNSKESCELKEPESSKNEQPNHDNSDKFSNSN; this is encoded by the exons ATGACTGAAGATTACGGAGAAGGAAATCTCATTGCTCAGACAGAAGCTTTCCTTAATGAAGTCTTCACCAATTGGAAAGACTCTCTAAAAGCTCTAGAATCGTGTGAAGAAGTCCTACCCTATGCAGAAGAACTTCACATTGTCTCAAGATGCATTGATTCCTTGGCAACCAAAGCTTGTGCAGACCCAAAAGTGTTTAATTTGCCTTTGTCTGGACAAACTACTTCTCAGAATGAGGGAAGTGTAATAGTATGGAATGGAATATCTGTTGCAGCTAAACCAGAGGCCATGGGAAATGATTGGTGGTTTCAAGATGTCTCATTCCTCAACTTTCCTTTATACAGACGTTTGATTTTAGCAATTGAATCTAGGGGTATGAAGCCTGAGACTGTTGCTGCATCTCTTATACACTATGCTAAGAAGTATATTCCCTTGATGAATAAGCAATCAAACTTCAACAACATCACTTGTGTCAACCCTGGGACGACTGTTTCATTCCCTCCTGAGGCAGACCAAAGAATTgtccttgaagagattgtgactTTACTCCCTAATAAGAGGGGGGTCACTCCTACCAGGTTTCTCCTTAGGCTGCTTCGGACTGCCATGGTCTTGCATGCTAGTCCTTCGTGCCAAGAAAATTTGGAGAAGAGGGTGGGAGCTCAGTTGGACCAAGCTGTACTTGTAGATCTTCTCATACCAAATGTTGGTTACTCAGCGGAGACACTTTATGATGTGGATTGTGTTCAGAGGATGCTTGATCATTTTGTTTCATTACACCAAGAAACAGCTTTATCAACTTCCCCTTGCATAGTTGAAGAGGGGCATTTTCTGGAGGAGACAGATGCATTAACACCAATAACAATGGTGGCCAGTCTGGTGGATGAATTTCTTGCTGAGATAGCACCAGATGTTAATTTGAAGCTCCAAAAATTTGAGTTGCTTGCTGCTACCATCCCTGATTATGCCAGGCCACTCGATGATGGAGTTTATCATGCTATTGATGTATATCTGAAG GCACATCCTTGGCTGACAGATATAGAGAGGGAGCAACTTTGCAGATTGATGAACTGCCAGAAGCTCTCAATAGAAGCTAGCACCCATGCAGCGCAAAATGAGAGGCTACCTCTTAGAGTAATTGTCCAAGTTCTATTCTTTGAACAACTTCGGCTTCGTACATCAATTTCTGGCTGGTTCTTTGTCTCTGAGAATTTGGAGAGCTCACAAAATCCTACTGGAAACATAGAGCTTCCAAAAAAGAACAGTTCCTGTCCAATGGACTCTGCACAAGACCATGCTGTGGAAGTTGATGTGAGGGAGCGTGTTTCTGAGCTTGAAAAGGAGTGTTCAAACTTGAAGGAAGAGATTCAGAACCTTGTAAAGACAAAGAaaaaatggaaaatattttccaagaAATTTAGTTTTAGACAGAAACTACAGCCCTGCAATTCAAAAGAATCATGTGAATTAAAGGAACCAGAATCATCAAAGAATGAGCAACCTAATCATGACAATAGtgataaattttcaaattcaaactAA
- the LOC110620886 gene encoding protein CNGC15b, with amino-acid sequence MASGTLSTISIQEDVELEKISRASKKAENVSACKIFPRKVLSRVFSEDYEYDAVEKTILDPRGPLIDKWNKIFFAACLTSLFVDPLFFLLPKVENHCIHVSTNLEVAFTAIRSLADIFYIFHVFVRFRMAYVAPSSRVIGRGELVVDPAKIASRYLDRDFWLDILAAQPIPQVLTWAVIPSLRGSSAAHTRLVIRTSIIIQYLLRLYLIFPLSSQINKATGLVLETAWAGAAYNLVLYMLASHVLGCLWYLLAIERQEHCWRKVCILEQGECNYSFMDCSFADDPGRESWLISSNVSNLCYPSSGFFEFGIYGDALSSQVTSSSFFKKFFYCLWWAFRNLNSLGQGLCTSTYIGEINYAMIVGIVSLILFGLLIGNMQRYLQSSSVRLEQWRTFKTDTERWMRHRQLPLEMKESIRRYNQHRWCATRGVDEEAILKSLPMDLRRNIKRHLCLDLVRKVQLFNMMDEQMLDAICERLKPCLYDQGTCLVREGDPVNEMIFIIRGRLNSYTTNGGRADFFNSCLIAPGDFCGEELLTWALDPRSNSTITLPSSTRTVIAITDVEVFALVAEDLKFVAFQFRRLNSKQLRNVFRFHSPQWRTWAACFIQAAWFRYKRRKEEAELDKIRTSMGGGEKKQTCSSLLLAATNFTIYASKLAASTKRGGSKPEEPDFSVDK; translated from the exons ATGGCTTCTGGTACATTGAGCACTATAAG TATTCAAGAAGATGTTGAATTGGAAAAGATCTCTAGAGCCTCAAAAAAGGCTGAGAACGTTTCAGCATGCAAAATCTTTCCGCGGAAAGTGCTTTCCAGAGTGTTTTCAGAGGATtatgaatatgatgcagtgGAGAAGACAATACTGGATCCTCGAGGACCTCTCATAGACAAATGGAACAAAATTTTCTTTGCAGCTTGCTTAACTTCATTATTTGTTGACCCTCTTTTCTTTTTACTGCCTAAAGTTGAGAACCATTGCATTCATGTGTCTACCAATCTTGAAGTAGCTTTTACAGCCATCAGATCCTTGGCTGATATATTTTACATTTTCCACGTTTTTGTTCGGTTTCGAATGGCTTATGTTGCTCCTTCCTCTCGGGTAATTGGGAGAGGAGAGCTTGTTGTAGATCCTGCAAAGATTGCTTCAAGATACCTTGACAGGGATTTTTGGCTCGACATCTTGGCTGCTCAACCAATTCCTCAG GTTCTGACATGGGCTGTGATACCAAGTTTAAGAGGCTCATCAGCAGCACATACAAGACTCGTAATTCGAACCAGTATCATAATTCAGTATCTTCTCAGACTTTATCTTATCTTCCCTCTTTCATCTCAAATCAACAAGGCTACAGGCCTTGTCCTGGAAACAGCTTGGGCTGGGGCAGCTTATAATCTAGTGCTCTATATGTTGGCAAGCCAT GTCTTGGGATGCTTGTGGTACCTCTTAGCAATCGAACGGCAGGAACACTGTTGGAGAAAAGTTTGTATTCTGGAACAAGGAGAATGCAATTATTCATTTATGGACTGCAGTTTTGCGGATGATCCTGGCAGAGAATCCTGGTTAATATCAAGCAATGTCTCAAACCTATGTTATCCAAGTAGTGGATTCTTCGAGTTTGGTATCTATGGCGACGCGTTGTCTTCTCAAGTTACATCCTCTAGCTTCTTCAAGAAATTCTTCTACTGCCTTTGGTGGGCATTTCGGAATCTGAA CTCTTTAGGACAGGGACTCTGCACAAGCACTTACATTGGAGAAAtaaattatgccatgattgtgGGAATTGTTTCATTAATCCTTTTTGGGTTGCTTATTGGAAATATGCAA AGATATCTCCAGTCCAGCAGTGTACGACTCGAACAATGGAGGACTTTCAAGACTGATACGGAGAGATGGATGCGTCACAGGCAGCTGCCTCTTGAAATGAAGGAGAGCATTAGAAGATATAATCAACATAGATGGTGTGCAACTAGAGgagttgatgaagaggctaTTCTGAAAAGCCTGCCAATGGATCTCAGACGCAACATCAAGCGACATCTCTGCCTTGATTTAGTCCGAAAA GTTCAGCTTTTTAACATGATGGATGAGCAGATGCTTGATGCAATATGTGAAAGGCTGAAACCTTGTCTATATGACCAAGGAACTTGCCTGGTTCGCGAAGGTGATCCTGTCAATGAGATGATTTTCATCATCAGAGGTCGCCTGAACTCTTACACCACCAATGGTGGTCGTGCTGATTTCTTCAATTCATGCCTGATTGCTCCTGGTGACTTCTGTGGGGAGGAATTGTTAACCTGGGCATTGGACCCTCGTTCAAATTCGACCATTACCCTCCCTTCGTCTACACGAACAGTTATTGCCATTACTGATGTTGAAGTATTCGCATTAGTTGCAGAGGACTTGAAGTTTGTAGCATTTCAATTCCGCAGGCTCAACAGCAAACAACTGAGGAATGTGTTCAGGTTTCACTCTCCACAGTGGAGGACATGGGCTGCTTGCTTCATACAAGCAGCGTGGTTTCGGTATAAAAGAAGGAAAGAGGAAGCCGAGTTGGATAAGATTCGGACGAGTATGGGTGGAGGAGAAAAGAAGCAGACATGTTCATCCTTGCTTCTAGCGGCTACTAACTTCACTATTTATGCATCAAAATTGGCTGCCAGCACTAAGAGGGGTGGATCAAAGCCAGAAGAACCTGATTTTTCTGTTGACAAATAA